In Antarcticibacterium arcticum, the genomic stretch TAACAACGGGAATTTGTTGGTGGTCTTATCAAGATGCATATGACCGTGCTCCACGCCCTTGGAAATAAATTCCAAAAGGATTTGTAATAAAAGTCCGGCCATTATAAAGATCCCAACGCTTTCACCGGTACTATAAACATCCGGTAATAATTCAAATACTGTTACCGAAAGCAGGTAGGCCCCACTAAAGGAAAGGAGCAGTTGAAACTTCCGGGAATTGGATGGTTTTAAAAAAAGAGAAATTATAAAGCCAACTACTACAGAAAGCAGGGGTAGAATATAGATCATTAAAGTGGTTTAAATAATTTCCTTACAGGCAGTCGGGATCCTAACTATTAATAAATTTCCGAAACTCCCCGATTTAGGCCAATGTGCGTGATTGCTAATTATTATTTGGCACAAAATTAATGTATTTTTGCGGTTCTAGAAATTTATAAAATGGGAAATAATTTTGAGATGGTGGCCAAAACTTTATTTGGGTTTGAGCCACTTCTGGCGAAGGAGTTAAGGGATCTTGGTGCAATGGATATTACAGAGGGAACTCGAAATGTTCGGTTTGTAGGCGATAAAGGTTTTATGTATAAGGCAAATTTATGCCTGCGCACTGCCATCAAAATTTTAAAACCATTTAAATCTTTCAGGATTAAATCTGAAGATGATCTTTACAGGGAAGTGAACGCCCTGCCCTGGGAGGAGTTCATGGAAGTAACCGATACTCTTGCGATTGATGCAACCGTTCATTCTGAAAAATTTACCCATTCCAAATATATTGCCCAAAAAACCAAGGATGCTATTGTGGACAGGTTTCGCGATAAATTTGGGGAAAGGCCCGATGTTGACCTTGATTTTCCAACCCTGCGGGTGAATGTTCATATAGAAAATGATTACTGTAACCTCTCTTTTGACAGTTCCGGGCAATCCCTTCATAAAAGAGGTTATAAAACGGCAACAAATATTGCACCCATCAACGAAGTTCTTGCCGCAGGATTGCTGCTGCTTTCCGGGTGGGACGGGCAATGTGATTTCCTTGATCCAATGTGCGGGAGCGGTACTATTCTTATCGAAGCCGCTATGATTGCCGCCAATATTCCTCCGAATTTAAACAGGAAGGAATTTGCTTTTGAAAAATGGAAGGATTGGGATGTAGACCTGTATGAAAAAATTGAAGAATCTGTACTTAAAAAGTTCAGGGACTTTCATTTTACCATCACCGGTTATGATACTGCGCCGTCTGCTGTACATAAAGCCATAGACAATATTGAAAATGCGAATCTTTCTGAGTTCATTAAGGTAGAGCAGCAGGATTTCTTTGAAAGCGAAAAACAGCTGGAAAGGCATTTACATATGGTGTTCAATCCTCCTTACGGGGAAAGACTGGATGTTAACATGCCGGTTTTCTATAAAAGAATAGGGGATACCCTTAAACAGAATTATCCGGGTACAGAAGCCTGGTTCATAACCTCAAATCTTGATGCTATTAAACACGTGGGCCTACGCCCTTCCCGTAAAATAAAGTTATTTAACGGTGCCCTGGAGTCTAAATTTTTGAAATATGAGATCTATGAAGGGACCAAGAAGATCCATAAACTGGAGAACCGGGAGAGTTAGTTAGCTTTTTTGTACAAGGGGATCAAATATGAAATGTTATATCCATACCCAACTCCAAAAGCACTGCCATCATAAGTCCTGTTGAATCCCGGGATTACAAGATTGTCAAAATTAGCCGGCGTTGACTGGCTAATTCTTCTTTTTAGCTGAAGATTTCCACCAAGGTAAAGATTGCGCAATAGTTCCACTTTTATACCTAAAATGAATTCTACCCAACTGGCTGTAAGGCCCGAAGTTTCAAAAGGCCCTTCAATCCTTGTGGGGGGGAAGTATTGGTTTACTGAATAGATCTGGTATTCTTCCAGGGTTTGTGAAAAAGTAGAAAACCCGTATCGTAACCCGGCAAAGATCACATTTTCCATACCCGCCCAGTTATCATAAGCATTATAATCTACACCCAACTTGATATAACTTCCGTTTGCTGTTACCCTTACATTATCAGCATCAAAAGGGAGTTGCTCATTCCCTAATTCTGCCGCGATATAATAATTTTTATATACCCTGTAATCACCCAAAATTTCCAGGCCCCTGTAATCTTCATCTAAAAGGGTACGCAATGGTTTACTCAGGTCTATTCCTACCCGTAAACCAAATCTTTCCTTATAGGGAATAGTATCTGCCGGCGTTTGTGCCTGCAGGCTGGTAGTAAAAAAGAAAAAAATACTAATGGTAGATAATAATATGAGTGTCTGTTTCATTTTCTATATTTTCTTCTTCTACTATAATGGTATTGATCCAGGGAGTGCCATCTCCTTCAAGCTGTGCAGTAAGGTTCAGGAAATTTACTTTAAAACCGCAGGCTCTGTTCGTATAAATTTGTTCCGGGGTATAGGAAAATGTTATAAAGTCCCGGTTGGAAATATCTTCGGGTGCTTCTTCTCCTTCTTCCGGAACCGCCGGTGCGTTCAATATAAACTCATATTCCGTGGCCTGCGAATCCAGTCTTAATGGCAGGCGCAATGTAGATTCATTTCCGCGGAACTGGATTATGGTATCAAAGAAAACCGCCCTTACCGTAAGATTTACAGGAGGTTTAGGAATTTCAGGATCTTGGGAATCAACAAATGAGACATTCAGCATTGGGGTGGTGGGAGTAGATTGCGGACAAATGTCATCCCGCTGGCATCCAACGTTCAGCTGAAGGAAAAATCCGAGTAAAAGCCATAACAGGCTTTTTGAAATCCCCACTTTTATCTTTTTTCTAAACATACTACATTCTCTACGTGAAAGGTTTGCGGAAACATATCAACAGGACGCACTCTGGTAACCTTGTAATGTTGATCCAGCAATTCAAGGTCACGTGCCTGCGTAGCCGAGTTACAGCTTACATATACAATGCGTTGAGGCAAGATACCAATTATTTGATCAATTACATCCTTGTGCATACCATCCCTGGGAGGGTCTGTAATGATAACATCCGGCTTCCCATGTTCGGCTATGAATTCTTTGGTAAATACCTTTCGCATATCTCCCGCATAGAATTGGGTATTCTCAATATTATTCCTTTTGGCATTTTCCTTTGCATCTTCAATTGCCACCGGAACAGCTTCTATTCCCACTACTTTTTTGGCATTTTTCGCTACAAACTGGGCTATCGTTCCCGTCCCTGTGTAAAGGTCATATACCAGTTCTTCTCCTGTAAGCTGGGCATAATCCCGGGTTATTTTATATAACTCATAGGCCTGTTTGGAATTCGTCTGATAAAAGGATTTTGCATTGATCTTAAATTTAAGACCTTCCATTTCTTCAAAAATATGGTCCCTGCCTTTATAACATATCACTTCCTGATCATAGATTGTATCATTGCCTTTTGGGTTCACCACGTATTGCAAAGAGGTGATTTCAGGAAAGTTTAGCGCGATATTGTCCAGTAATAACTCACGCTTCACGGTATCATCTTCAAAGAACTGCACCACCACCATAAGTTCCCCGTTGGAGGAAGTACGTATCATTAAGGTACGCAATAGACCATATTGGTCGCGGGTATTGAAAAAGGAAATTTCATTCTTATTGGCAAAATCCTTAACAAAATTCCTGATTGCATTGCTGGGATCTGCCTGCAAATGGCATTTTTGTATGTCCAGGATCTTGTCCCACATGCCCGGAATATGAAATCCAAGAGCATTTTTATCGCTGAAATCCCGGTCGCTTTTAATTTCCTCCAGAGTTAGCCAACGGCTGTCGCTAAAGGAGAATTCCATTTTATTGCGGTAAAAATAAATATCTTCACTTCCCAGGATAGGGGTAACAGGAGGCAATTCGATCTTACCAATCCTGCGTAAATTATTTTCAACTTCCTGTTGTTTGTAAAAAAGCTGGTGTTCATACCCCATATTTTGCCATTTACAACCTCCGCAGGTTCCAAAATGCTGGCAAACCGGTTCTACACGTTTGCTGGAATATTCGTGGATAGTCACTGCTGTTCCTTCGTGGAAGGAACGTTTCTTTTTAGTGGTCCTAATATCGGCAATATCACCAGGAACGGCATTATTTATAAAGATCACCTTACCATCGGGTGCTTTTGCAATACTTTTGCCTTTTGCGCCCGCGCCGGTAACTTCTAAATTTTCAAATAATATATTTTGTTTCTTTCTACGCATAGCGCAAAAATAATCTTTTGAAAAAGGATTAGGAATATTATATGGGTCAAATTTGGAATTTTTCTTAGTTGTTCCGGGAAGCTTTTTAATAAGTAAACACCCGTATTCCAAATTGATCAAAACTTAGGCAGTAAATTTTGCGCTGCAGGATTTTTGGCAATTTCTGTAGTCCTGGGAATCTTCTATCCAACTATAAGGAATTTACATGAATATTAGGTAATTTTGCGAAACTTCAGGATGATTTCTCTCCCATTAAACGTTCCTTTAACCGGGAATTTTAAAGAAGGAATTAAGAGTTTCAACTAATAAAATACATGAAAATGCTATTAGAAAAGATCACATCATCACAAAAGGCTATTGAACTTGAAGACAAATACGGGGCTCATAACTATCACCCCTTACCTGTTGTTCTTACAAAAGGAGAAGGTGTACACGTTTGGGATGTGGAAGGAAAAAAATATTATGATTTTCTTTCAGCCTACTCGGCTGTTAACCAGGGACATTGCCATCCAAAGATAGTGGGAGCTTTATATGAGCAGGCTACTAAATTAGGTCTTACCTCCCGTGCATTTTATAATGATGTACTGGGGCCTTTCGAGAAATTTGCTACAGAATATTTTGGGTATGACAAATTGCTACCTATGAATACGGGAGCTGAAGCGGTGGAGACCGCCATTAAAATTGCGAGAAAATGGGCTTATGAGAAAAAGGGGGTAGAAGAAACAGCAGCACAGATCATTGTATGTGAAAATAATTTCCACGGAAGGACAACTACAATTATCTCCTTTTCCAATGATGAAGGTGCCCGTAAGAATTTTGGGCCCTACACTCCGGGTTTTTTAAAAATACCTTATAACGATGTGGATGCCCTGGAGGAAACCCTAAAGAACAACAAGAATATTGCGGCATTTTTAGTGGAACCTATACAGGGAGAAGCAGGGGTATATGTTCCTGCGGAAGGTTATCTCTCCCGCGCCAAAGAGCTTTGTGAAAAACACAATGTGCTTTTTATTGCAGATGAAGTTCAAACAGGAATAGCCCGAACCGGAAAACTTCTTGCGGTTGATCACGAAAATGTGCGCCCCGATATTATAATCCTTGGAAAAGCAATCTCAGGTGGAGTATATCCGGTTTCAGCAGTATTGGCAGATGATGAGATCATGAACGTGATAAAGCCCGGGCAGCATGGTTCTACCTTTGGAGGTAACCCTGTGGCTTGTGCCGTTGCAACTGCTGCGCTTACAGTAATAAAAGAGGAAAACCTGGCTGAAAATGCCGAAAAGCTTGGGAATCTCTTCCGCAGAAAAATGAATGATTACATACGAAGTTCAAATATTGTGAGCCTTGTGAGAGGGAAAGGTTTGCTTAATGCAATTGTGATAAATGATACCGAGGAAAGTTCAACAGCCTGGGAAATTTGTTTGGCCTTAAAGGAAAATGGGTTGCTTGCAAAACCAACGCACGGAAATATCATTAGGTTTGCACCTCCCCTGGTCATGAAGGAAGAGGAACTTAATGATTGTGTAAACATTATAACCAAGACCCTGCGGGAGTTTGAAAAATAAAATATTTAATTTATAAGCATATTAAGAGCTATCCCGGAATTTAGGGATGGCTCTTTTTATAATATATTAACTTAAGAAATTAATGCTGAATCCTGAACTGGTTAAGTTTTTAGAAGAATTCCTAACTCCCGGGCGCAGGGAATTATTCAATAAAGTGATTGCCCAAAGAACCAATCATTTTACGGTTGCTACAGAAGATGTGTATCAGCTTCATAATACCAGCGCGGTAATAAGAAGTTGTGATGTTTTTGGGGTGCAGAATATTCATGTGATAGAGGAGAGGAACAGGAAAAAGATTGACAGGGAAATAGCCATGGGTGCTCAAAAATGGGTGAGTCTTAACAGGCACCATTCCAGTGCAGAATGTATTACCCACTTAAAGGAGAATGGCTATCAAATTGTTGCCACCATACCCCATGGGAAGGCGGTGAACCTCGCCGATTTCGACATTTCAAAACCCTCGGCCATATTTTTTGGAACCGAAAAAGACGGACTTTCCCAGGAGGTAATAACAGCTGCCGATGCATTTCTAAAGATACCAATGATGGGATTTACAGATAGTTTGAATATATCAGTTTCCGCAGCAATTATTCTGCAACATCTAACTCAAAAAATAAAAGAGAGTAATATTAAATGGGAACTTACTGAAAATGAGAAAAATGCACTTAAATATGACTGGTTAAGCAAAACTTTTAAAAATTTACCTGAATTAATTAAAAGGTTTCAGGATAATGCGTAATTTTCTATATTTATTTTCCCTAACCCAGATTTGATGACATTAATATTTTACATTTTTATTGCAATCATCACCTTTTTTGCTTTTCTACACGCCTGGGCTAAAAAAGAATTTGATATAAGCCGTACCGTTGTAATAAATCGCCCTAAAGAAGAAGTCTTTAATTTTGTGAGACAGTTAAAAAAGGAGAAATTATGGATGCCCTGGTTTGAAAAGGATTTTAAAGGGGTGTTGAAATATAAAGGGGAAGATGGGAAGGCCGATGCCTTGCTCTACTGGAAAGGGCATAAACATTTTTATGAAGGAACCCAAAAAATTGTAAAAATTCACCAGGGTAAAATAATTGAAACCAGGTTCCTGTTAGTCAAACCTTTTAGAATGGTTTTACTGGAATACAAGGGATTAAAGGAAATAGACGAGAATAAGACCAAAATGGTTTGGGGAATACGGGGTGGCCTTGTATTTCCATTTTCAGTAATGGCTCTTATCCATCCTGTTGATAAGGCCTATGGGCAGGACCTTGAAACCGGTCTCAAAAAAATAAAAAGTATTTTGGAGGCAAAGAATGAAAGAGCGGTTATACCGGAAAACAAAGAAATTCTTTAAACTGCCTATCGTTTAAGAACCCTGTACTCTTCATAACAGCCACTTATTGCATCAAGGATTTGAAGATCATTTGCCGTACGTGCAAAATCCAGGGAGTAATTACATCTTGCCAAAATTTCATCTATATCTACCTGGGTTATTTGAAGTACTGCGGCA encodes the following:
- a CDS encoding THUMP domain-containing class I SAM-dependent RNA methyltransferase, with product MGNNFEMVAKTLFGFEPLLAKELRDLGAMDITEGTRNVRFVGDKGFMYKANLCLRTAIKILKPFKSFRIKSEDDLYREVNALPWEEFMEVTDTLAIDATVHSEKFTHSKYIAQKTKDAIVDRFRDKFGERPDVDLDFPTLRVNVHIENDYCNLSFDSSGQSLHKRGYKTATNIAPINEVLAAGLLLLSGWDGQCDFLDPMCGSGTILIEAAMIAANIPPNLNRKEFAFEKWKDWDVDLYEKIEESVLKKFRDFHFTITGYDTAPSAVHKAIDNIENANLSEFIKVEQQDFFESEKQLERHLHMVFNPPYGERLDVNMPVFYKRIGDTLKQNYPGTEAWFITSNLDAIKHVGLRPSRKIKLFNGALESKFLKYEIYEGTKKIHKLENRES
- a CDS encoding DUF6048 family protein, which produces MKQTLILLSTISIFFFFTTSLQAQTPADTIPYKERFGLRVGIDLSKPLRTLLDEDYRGLEILGDYRVYKNYYIAAELGNEQLPFDADNVRVTANGSYIKLGVDYNAYDNWAGMENVIFAGLRYGFSTFSQTLEEYQIYSVNQYFPPTRIEGPFETSGLTASWVEFILGIKVELLRNLYLGGNLQLKRRISQSTPANFDNLVIPGFNRTYDGSAFGVGYGYNISYLIPLYKKAN
- a CDS encoding DUF6452 family protein, with product MGISKSLLWLLLGFFLQLNVGCQRDDICPQSTPTTPMLNVSFVDSQDPEIPKPPVNLTVRAVFFDTIIQFRGNESTLRLPLRLDSQATEYEFILNAPAVPEEGEEAPEDISNRDFITFSYTPEQIYTNRACGFKVNFLNLTAQLEGDGTPWINTIIVEEENIENETDTHIIIYH
- the rlmD gene encoding 23S rRNA (uracil(1939)-C(5))-methyltransferase RlmD, with amino-acid sequence MRRKKQNILFENLEVTGAGAKGKSIAKAPDGKVIFINNAVPGDIADIRTTKKKRSFHEGTAVTIHEYSSKRVEPVCQHFGTCGGCKWQNMGYEHQLFYKQQEVENNLRRIGKIELPPVTPILGSEDIYFYRNKMEFSFSDSRWLTLEEIKSDRDFSDKNALGFHIPGMWDKILDIQKCHLQADPSNAIRNFVKDFANKNEISFFNTRDQYGLLRTLMIRTSSNGELMVVVQFFEDDTVKRELLLDNIALNFPEITSLQYVVNPKGNDTIYDQEVICYKGRDHIFEEMEGLKFKINAKSFYQTNSKQAYELYKITRDYAQLTGEELVYDLYTGTGTIAQFVAKNAKKVVGIEAVPVAIEDAKENAKRNNIENTQFYAGDMRKVFTKEFIAEHGKPDVIITDPPRDGMHKDVIDQIIGILPQRIVYVSCNSATQARDLELLDQHYKVTRVRPVDMFPQTFHVENVVCLEKR
- the rocD gene encoding ornithine--oxo-acid transaminase, encoding MLLEKITSSQKAIELEDKYGAHNYHPLPVVLTKGEGVHVWDVEGKKYYDFLSAYSAVNQGHCHPKIVGALYEQATKLGLTSRAFYNDVLGPFEKFATEYFGYDKLLPMNTGAEAVETAIKIARKWAYEKKGVEETAAQIIVCENNFHGRTTTIISFSNDEGARKNFGPYTPGFLKIPYNDVDALEETLKNNKNIAAFLVEPIQGEAGVYVPAEGYLSRAKELCEKHNVLFIADEVQTGIARTGKLLAVDHENVRPDIIILGKAISGGVYPVSAVLADDEIMNVIKPGQHGSTFGGNPVACAVATAALTVIKEENLAENAEKLGNLFRRKMNDYIRSSNIVSLVRGKGLLNAIVINDTEESSTAWEICLALKENGLLAKPTHGNIIRFAPPLVMKEEELNDCVNIITKTLREFEK
- a CDS encoding TrmH family RNA methyltransferase is translated as MLNPELVKFLEEFLTPGRRELFNKVIAQRTNHFTVATEDVYQLHNTSAVIRSCDVFGVQNIHVIEERNRKKIDREIAMGAQKWVSLNRHHSSAECITHLKENGYQIVATIPHGKAVNLADFDISKPSAIFFGTEKDGLSQEVITAADAFLKIPMMGFTDSLNISVSAAIILQHLTQKIKESNIKWELTENEKNALKYDWLSKTFKNLPELIKRFQDNA
- a CDS encoding SRPBCC family protein translates to MTLIFYIFIAIITFFAFLHAWAKKEFDISRTVVINRPKEEVFNFVRQLKKEKLWMPWFEKDFKGVLKYKGEDGKADALLYWKGHKHFYEGTQKIVKIHQGKIIETRFLLVKPFRMVLLEYKGLKEIDENKTKMVWGIRGGLVFPFSVMALIHPVDKAYGQDLETGLKKIKSILEAKNERAVIPENKEIL